TCGATATGGCTCTCTATGATCGTATCAAAATTATGAAGGAGGTTGAAGGCCTTTCTCAACGTGAGATTGCGAGAAATTTAGGGATTTCAAGAAATACGGTGAGTAAATATCTCAAACAGAAGGAGCCTCCGACCCTTGCGGTTCGGCAACGTTCGTACGGGAAGAAAGAATACTCAGAGGAAACTCAACGCATTCTGCCCGTCATCGATCAGTGGCTCCTTGAGGATCAAAAACACTGGGTCAAACAGAAACATACGGCGGCGAGAGTTTATCAACGATTGGTCGAAGAATACAACTTCAAAGGATCTGCCTCTAACATTCGTAAACTCGTTGCTCGGAGAAGGCAAAAACAGAAGGAGGTGTTCATCCCCCTTGAGTTTCAATTGGGCCTTCAATTCCAGTTCGACTGGGGTGAGGCGGATATCATCCTGAGCGGGCGGACGCAGAGAATCTTTTTGTTTTGTCTCCAGCTCTCATCTAGCCGTTTACGTTTTGTCCGAGCCTATGCCCATCAGAAACAGGAGGCTTTTTTGGATGGCTTTGTACACGCTTTTGAATTTCTGGGAGGTGTGCCGGTCGAAGGCCTCTTGGACAATTTGAAAACAGCCGTAGAGAAAATTCTGGAGGGCCGGCATCGCCTGGAACAGGAAGCGTTTATCGCGCTCCAGGCGCATTACGGATTCAAAGCCACATTCGCCAATCCCCGAAGGGGAAATGAAAAAGGCCGGATTGAAGGAACGGTCGGTTATGTCCGGCGTAACACACTCGTTCCTTTTCCAGACGTACAGTCCCTGGATGAGCTGAATGACTACCTTCTGGAGTGGTGCCAGAAAGAAGCGGAACACGTCCGTGTTCCGCATACCGATGAAACGGTGGCCCAGGTTTGGGCCAGGGAAAAGCTGACGCTCCATCCCCTACCGGAAACACCGTTTGAAGCCTGCCAACTGGTGTCCTGTCAGGTCAATCAGCTCTCCTTAATTCATGTGGAAACGAATCAGTATTCCGTTCCTTGCGTTTATGTGGGACAGGCCGTCTGGGTCAAGAAGTTCGTGGATCATCTGGTCATTGTGGCTCAGAATCAAGTGATCGCGGAGTATCCTCGTTCTTACGAACGAAATCAGCTGTTCACCCGTCTGGATCACTATCTGGAGGCGCTTCTGAAAAAACCGCGTGCCATCCGAGATGCGCTCCCCTTTCAGAGTCCGCAGATCCCTGAAGTTTTCCGGCAATTTCACCGCAAAATGCGTGAGGCTGAAGGCGCAGCTGGAGACCGCAAATTTATTCGACTTCTACTCCTTCACCGGGACTTGGGTATGGCCACATTGACCGAGGCACTGACCGAAGCGGAACGAAGGCAGAACTTCACGTACGAAGCGGTTTATGAAATCATTCAACAGGTGACCGGCAATGTGACTCGCCTGGCTGGCCAAACTTCGGAAGCCCTGCAGGGCTACAAGGTGAAAGTGACCGATATTAGTCAATACCGACAACTGGTAAGGGGGTGAACGAATGACCACGGAACTTTTATTAGATCATCTGACACGTCAGCTTAGAATGCCAACTCTGGCCAAACAGTACCGGTCTCTGGCACGAGAAGCGGAAGAACATAATCTGCGTTACGAGGACTACCTATTGGCCTTGCTTGAAGCTGAAGCTCAGAGCCGGGAAGAGAATCAGCGTCAGAGACGATTGAAACAGGCCCGCTTTCCCGTGCATAAAACGCTGGACACCTATGATTTCAGCCTGATGCCCAGTTTAAACCGAAATCATTTTCTTACTCTGGCGAAAGGTGAGTTCGTTCAAAAGAAAGAGAATGTGATCTTTCTCGGCAACAGCGGTACCGGAAAGACCCATCTGGCGATTGGCCTGGGTATTGAAATGATTCAAAACGGTTTTAAAACCAAATTTATCACGGCGTCTGAATTAGTCGAAGAGCTGCTTACAGCCTATGAGGAGCAGAAATTAAATGCGCTAGAGAAAAAATGGTTGAAGTTGGATGTGGTCATTGTAGATGAACTCGGCTATGTCCCCTTCTCCAAAACCGGGGCTGAGCTTCTGTTCCAATTCTTCTCAAGCCGATACGAGCGGGCCAGTCTGATTCTGACAACCAATCTGGAATTTAATGAATGGACGAGCTTGTTTGGCGATGAAAAGATGACTGCCGCACTCCTTGATCGGGTCACGCATCGCTGTCACATTCATCTGCTTAATGGGGAATCCTACCGATTCAGGCAGAGTATGAAACGGCAAGAAGACAAAGGGTAAGCCTGGAATTAGCGAAGGT
This genomic stretch from Sporolactobacillus pectinivorans harbors:
- the istB gene encoding IS21-like element helper ATPase IstB, whose protein sequence is MTTELLLDHLTRQLRMPTLAKQYRSLAREAEEHNLRYEDYLLALLEAEAQSREENQRQRRLKQARFPVHKTLDTYDFSLMPSLNRNHFLTLAKGEFVQKKENVIFLGNSGTGKTHLAIGLGIEMIQNGFKTKFITASELVEELLTAYEEQKLNALEKKWLKLDVVIVDELGYVPFSKTGAELLFQFFSSRYERASLILTTNLEFNEWTSLFGDEKMTAALLDRVTHRCHIHLLNGESYRFRQSMKRQEDKG
- the istA gene encoding IS21 family transposase, which produces DMALYDRIKIMKEVEGLSQREIARNLGISRNTVSKYLKQKEPPTLAVRQRSYGKKEYSEETQRILPVIDQWLLEDQKHWVKQKHTAARVYQRLVEEYNFKGSASNIRKLVARRRQKQKEVFIPLEFQLGLQFQFDWGEADIILSGRTQRIFLFCLQLSSSRLRFVRAYAHQKQEAFLDGFVHAFEFLGGVPVEGLLDNLKTAVEKILEGRHRLEQEAFIALQAHYGFKATFANPRRGNEKGRIEGTVGYVRRNTLVPFPDVQSLDELNDYLLEWCQKEAEHVRVPHTDETVAQVWAREKLTLHPLPETPFEACQLVSCQVNQLSLIHVETNQYSVPCVYVGQAVWVKKFVDHLVIVAQNQVIAEYPRSYERNQLFTRLDHYLEALLKKPRAIRDALPFQSPQIPEVFRQFHRKMREAEGAAGDRKFIRLLLLHRDLGMATLTEALTEAERRQNFTYEAVYEIIQQVTGNVTRLAGQTSEALQGYKVKVTDISQYRQLVRG